The following proteins are co-located in the Billgrantia tianxiuensis genome:
- a CDS encoding homoserine kinase gives MAVFTPLSDAQVAEFLKRFDVGNLVSLEGVAGGTENTTFFVTTDRRELVLTLFEQGEHEELPFFVDLLDYLDEHRLPVPGPVHDREGIALHSLAGKPSLLFPRLPGRHPMTPNLAQCRALGEALGRMHVVSQHFPGHRPNPRDLSWLVAMHHRVLGYLSPDDQALMKDEVEIYQGVFGAAPALPHGALHGDLFRDNTLFEGDRLGGIIDFYNGCTGDLLFDLAVVINDWASGPDGRLDRERHDAIVQAYQARRPLTSAEREVWPTMLRMTALRYWLSRLLVVYVDPPAHDLTPHDPAQFHTILTARLKHGALPLPEASDT, from the coding sequence ATGGCCGTATTCACCCCGTTGAGCGACGCACAGGTCGCAGAGTTTCTCAAGCGTTTCGATGTCGGCAATCTGGTGTCCCTGGAAGGGGTTGCCGGAGGCACCGAGAATACGACGTTCTTCGTCACTACCGATCGGCGGGAGCTGGTACTGACGCTGTTCGAGCAGGGCGAGCACGAGGAACTGCCGTTCTTCGTCGACCTGCTCGACTATCTGGACGAACATCGCCTGCCGGTGCCAGGGCCAGTGCACGACCGCGAAGGCATTGCCCTGCACAGCCTGGCCGGCAAGCCTTCACTGCTGTTCCCGCGCCTGCCCGGCCGGCATCCCATGACGCCCAACCTGGCGCAGTGCCGCGCCTTGGGCGAGGCGCTGGGACGCATGCATGTGGTCTCACAGCACTTCCCCGGGCATCGCCCCAACCCGCGCGATCTCAGCTGGCTGGTGGCCATGCATCACAGGGTGCTGGGCTATCTCTCGCCCGACGATCAAGCCCTGATGAAGGATGAGGTGGAAATCTACCAGGGCGTGTTCGGCGCCGCCCCGGCACTGCCTCACGGCGCCCTGCATGGCGACCTGTTCCGCGACAACACCCTGTTCGAGGGCGACCGCCTGGGTGGCATCATCGATTTCTACAATGGTTGCACCGGCGACCTGCTGTTCGATCTGGCCGTGGTGATCAATGATTGGGCCTCCGGCCCCGACGGGCGCCTGGACCGTGAACGCCACGACGCCATTGTCCAGGCCTATCAGGCACGTCGGCCGCTGACCTCCGCGGAGCGCGAGGTATGGCCGACGATGCTGCGCATGACCGCGCTGCGTTACTGGCTGTCACGGCTGCTGGTGGTCTACGTGGACCCGCCGGCTCACGACCTGACGCCACATGACCCAGCGCAGTTCCATACCATTCTCACGGCACGCCTGAAACATGGCGCCCTGCCCCTGCCCGAAGCGAGCGATACATGA
- a CDS encoding DUF2782 domain-containing protein: MNVSRRILAVTLLSLGLGMVSAAPALAQSSADVEPDITIRQEEDRTIREYRVNGQLYAIEIRPRRGPSYFLVDHDGDGNFERQEGDRVAVPQWVLIRF; encoded by the coding sequence ATGAACGTTTCACGCCGCATCCTCGCTGTCACTCTGCTCTCCCTGGGGCTCGGCATGGTGTCGGCCGCACCCGCCCTGGCCCAGTCGTCCGCCGATGTCGAGCCCGACATCACCATCCGCCAGGAGGAGGATCGCACCATTCGCGAGTACCGCGTCAACGGTCAGCTCTATGCCATCGAGATTCGTCCGCGTCGCGGGCCCAGCTACTTCCTCGTCGACCACGACGGCGACGGCAATTTCGAGCGCCAGGAGGGCGACCGGGTCGCCGTACCCCAGTGGGTGCTGATCCGCTTCTAA